The Pichia kudriavzevii chromosome 3, complete sequence nucleotide sequence CCGTTTTCGATTTCCGGATACACACAGTAGAGATGCTCTTTATCGGCCCTACCGTCATATCTTCTCACCAGCTCGTTTTCCTTGTAATATTCCCTATTGGTCAGGGTTGTAATCAGCTTTGATTGAACTTCAATAACAGCCGAATCGGTGCTCATGTTCACATCATTGTCTGTCAAAGTTTCAGGGATTTCTGCAAGCTCAAGGTACGGCTTATAACACTCGTTAGACCATAAATCACAAGGAATATTGAGAGGGGCAACAGGAACTTGCAGGATCCATTCATCGACCTTTTGTTTGTGGGGCATGTTTTGCTCCTTTCTTGGATTGAACGTTTCCGGAAATTTACTTGAGGTGTTTACGGTTTGTGTTGGAGTATGAGTGGCTTTTGCCTCCTTGTGTAACAATCCGTATGCATCAGGAAGCTTTAGGGTATACTTTGGGGCGATTTTATTCGGGGTGTTTTGAACTTGCGTGTTTTCAATCAAGACATAGGTTTTCGAAAGAACCTTATCATCCTTTTTGAGGTCGCTACTACGGGGAGGAGAAGACATTACTAACAGGGCCAGAGAATGTATCCTGAAGGCTATTATTGCTATTTAActgaaaaaagaggaaCAAGGTGTTTATGTTGATAGAGAAAAGgtgctttttttttttttccttgcaCTAGACAAACAACTACATCAAAGTTTCTATTTCGAGCAAGTATCTCTTGCTATCTGGTAAATGTTGGAATCGGCTAACTTTGTATGTGCCCCTTCATCAGTATACTACCTGATTAGTCCCTAATTCGGTACTGGTGATGTATGAATGGTTATCCCAACAAAGAGAGTTCTTTGGAAGAAACcaactgttgttgtttttgtattCGGACGTCCCTCTACAAATATATGCGTGATATCTCCGTTATAAAATTTCTAGGTCTCTCCAAGAGTCGTTAGTTTTATCCACTAACTACTTCCACATCACCGCTACTACTTAGTAACAGCTTAAAGCAGTGTAGTTCATCAAGGTACCAATTAAAAGAGAAAGCACGTGCCCTTGTCCTTACTACATACAATGATGTTGCAGTCACGTGCACCTGTGTAAAGAGAagctttttttcttttacaTGAATGTGTATTTTCGAATATTTTGCttttcgaaaaaaaaaatacaggtTTTGACTCTGAGGGCTCGGcgtcttttttttttccttctttcttgATTGGCAAAGAAGGATAGATTAGGTAGTAGGTAAATAACACCTTGAGAGGAACAACACGTACCTTCTGCAGTTGATTCATTAACACATGGGTGTTCATGGGCTATGGGAAATTGTTGGTCCCACAGCAAGACCTGTCCGTGTGGAATctttgagaaacaaaaggcTAGCAGTTGATGCATCCATTTGGATTTATCAGTTTATGAAGGCGGTTAGGGATGCTGAGGGCAACCAAATGAAGAACTCACACATAGTTGGGTTTTTCAGGAGGATTTGCAAGCTGATATATTTAGGCATCAAGCCggtgtttgtatttgatgGTGGTGTGCCTGCTTTAAAGAGAGATACCATTCgtaaaagaaaggaaaaacgTGAGGGCAATAAGGAGACTATTCAGCAGACAGCACAAAAATTGCTTGCCAAACAACTACAAAACTATGCAGATGGCAAACAGGAGAGACCAAAAGTAGGAGGTGTAGCAAAGGTCTCACAGAATTTCAATGCAACGCGTCAAGAGTTGAAACCAGATGGTTTGTATTACGATCTATATTATGACGATGTAGTGGATGAGGGTGATGGAGAAGAGCAACTAGAAAAAACAGTCAGTAAACCAACCAaggaaagagaaagagagaataCACGATTTAAACAACAAGATGAATATCATCTACCCAAGAGGACGATaactgttgatgaagacgaTAACAGATTGATGACGGAGAACGAGTACACACGTTTAACTAGAGAGATTGACTGTGGATTGAGCGATATCGATTTGGACAATATTAACCCCCAATCCAaagaattttcaaatttacCCTTGTCGACACAGTATATTGTTCTATCTCATTTGCGTCTAAGGTCCCGTTTGAGAATGGGTTATACTAAGGAGCAGTTGCAAACTTTATTTCCCGATCCAATGGAATTTAGTAAGTTTCAGATCCAGATGGTGCAGAAGAGAAACTATTTTACCCAAAAGATAATGAACGTTACTGGAATGGATGGTGATGATAGTGGTGATGTTGTATCTCGTAGTATTGCAAGTGACAGAAACCGTGCATATAATCTACAAAAAGTTGGGAATGGTTACGCCttaacaatatcaaatgaCAATAAAGAAGGTAAAAGTTATGAAAAACCTGTTTTTTTAGATGCTGATGTGAAACCTAAAATTGAACATATAGATTTGGAAGATGAGAAATCGGATGCATCCCTAAGTGAAATTGATTGGAACGATGAGACTGTTCAAGAAAGTGGGGATCAAAGTAGTAGCAACGGAAAGACAAAGGTTGGAATCCCAAACGCGTTATTTGTGCAAGAtagtgatgatgaggagacGAACTACAAAGTTGAAGAGCTGAGTGACCCCCaaagtgatgatgaatcgtttgaaatggaagatgTCACTGATGCACCGCTTTCAGTTGTGAATAATACTAAggaagatttcaaaaaagaTTATGAAGAGGATggggaagaagaagaagaagaagacgatgacgatgataTAATGAAAGAGATCAAAAGTTTGTATGACTACTCAAACAgaaataacaaaaataaatccaAAGCAGGTATGGTGCACAGCGTCTCTCCTGACGAGGATATTGATAATTACgaagaaatacaaacaaaacatattgaagaagacgaaTTGAAGCAAgccattgaaaaatctaaGGAGGAATACATGAACATGTTAActgatgaaaaagaaggaaaattATCGAAAAGTTCTATTGAAACTGACGCTCCCTTCATTTTGAGTAGTTCCACCTTGGCTAAAACGTTCAAGCTACCCAACTTCTCAATGAAGAACAACCTATTATTTGGTGGGAAGTCCAGAAAAGCGGAAGTCGCTGATGTAAAGACGCAAAATGAGACATCAAAAAATAGTGTCAAAGATAATTCAAAGCCATTACCGTTACCGTTACCCAAATGGTTTTCAAGTAATTCACATGGAAATACGTCGGCCACTATGGGAAATAAGGACGAAATAAAGAGAACATCCAACAACAGATTAACGGAAGATGAAAAGGCCGGTATTGTTTCTTATGGGGAAATTGGGAGTTATTTCTCAAGTGACGACGACgaaaatgttgaatatATTGATACAAAGACTTTAAATGAAGTAAATGAAGTACCCGGCAGCGTGTTGGAAAACTCATTCACAGCTGTACCTGAAAAACCTGTTACAGCTGCCAGTATAAACGAGAAGTCGTCTGATGATTCGATTCTATTGAACGAAGACAACCAAGAAAACCGTAGCGGCCAAAATAAGAAAGGAGATATAAAGCCACCAGCTATCAACCAGAACAAAAAAGCAGATGCTGCCATAAGTAAACGAGCACCAGATATTCGAGAAACCGTCCCTGGAAATAATGTTCAGGATATAAGGGACATTCTCGGTGGGAATAATCGAATACCAGAAATCGATGAggattttgagttttctgacgatgaagaaacagaaCTTTTATTGGGTATGCAGGAAGAGAATCGATCTTATAAGAAATTTGCCCATGATATTAAGAGCGATTACTCTCGGGAACATAACGAAACTACTTGGACATATAATGATGAAGCAATATTACAAGAGCAATTGAGGAGACAAAAGAGGGATTCAGACGAAGTCTCTACACAAATGATCTATGATGTGCAAGATTTATTATCACGTTTTGGTATTCCATTTATAACGGCACCAATGGAAGCTGAAGCGCAATGCGCAGAACTTAAATTGATTGGACTAGTTGATGGCATTATAACTGATGATTCTGATTGCTTTCTATTCGGTGGTGATAAAGTTTACAAGAATTTGTTCAATGATAAGCATTTTGTTGAATGTTATCAAATTTCAGACttgaaagaagaattgGGCTTAACACGAGACTCACTGATTGACATTGCTATACTGCTGGGAAGTGATTACACAGAGGGCATTAAAGGTATTGGTAAAGTTATGGCAATGGAAATCTTGGGTGAATTCAAAACACTAGAACATTTCCGTGATTGGTGGCAAGATTACCAGAACGGTAAAATTGACGAGAATAGTGATACTCCGATAAGAAGGAAGCTAAGAAAATCATTAAGAAAATTTCTATTCTTAGAATCAGATTTTCCCAACAAGTTAATCTATGAGGCGTACAAACACCCAGAAGTTGATCATGACAAGACATCCTTTAAATGGGGATCTCCCGATCTTGATAAATTACGCACATACTTTAAGTACTATGTTGGATGggataaagaaaaagttgatGAGATTATCGTACCTGTTATTAAAAACATGAATAAGCCACAAATGactattgaagaatttttcCCTGTTGATACAATTAGAGCAAAACGTAAATTAGAAATGAGCAAACGTATTCAGGTCGCCTCagataaattgaaaaaatatgtcAACTCAAGAAGTGTGCAGAATGAAAGCGCCAACAAGCGCCAAAAAGTTTGACAGATGTACTTTGTTTATACATGGACATTATTCTGTAATATAAAGTTAATATCCGTATTTCCAAATATCCTTTTGGTACCCTTGGGTTAATGATGGGTCATCGCCGTAATCTTCTTGCCATTTCGCAAATCCACCACGTAGTATTGTGATTCGTAAATTAAGGATGAATTCTTTTTCCTGTTCGTCTTGGGAAGTTTCAAGTAGTTCATTACAATATCTCATGAATTTCATTGCACTACTAGGACCCCTAACTTGACTTAACATGCAATGAAACACCACACAAGTACCGTGCGTGTCTCTAAGGTAGCTCAACAACTTCGACATGGTTTGACCACTCGATGCATCTTTGAATTTACCTGCCGGTATATGCTTGGAATTGATTATATGACCTCCAATGTGATCGTTATCTCTtacatcaacaacttgaaaCTTTTCGCCCAAGTTGGTCTGTCCTTGCTGTATCCATTTTTTAAGTGTCGATCGTTCAATATAGTTTATATCAGCCACCGTCAGTGATTTCGATGAGGTAGTCATCAAACGATTGATCATTAGCACAACTGCGTTTTAGAAGGACGAGCTAATTCTTGCTCTGCTATGAAAGCCGAGGAGATGCATAACAGGCTTGAACATAAAACAGAAGACGAAAATTAAGGAAGATCGtagaaaaccaaaaaaaaactgttgCTGTTAAATGATGTGCGAGCAAGTAATTCATGACGAAACCCAACTTGGTCATTTAATTCTCATAATTTGAGGTCTATACAGCATAATCTATGAGCAGGAGATGCAAAGTACATTAATGGGcgaaaaatgaaaagaaatagaaggaaaatcaatgaaaggaaaggaaatatagaagaaaaacaaagaagaacaaaaagacATTAAGTATGATGAATTTAACaagttgatattgaagCTTAAATGAATTATTAGTTCACGTAGTTTTGTTTGTGCCCTTCCTTGGTGTTTTTTTGGGAGTTTTCTTTGGTGTGTTAGAAGCAGATGTTTTATTGGATAGCTTCCTTGGGGTTCTAATAGCTCTTACTTTCCTATTCGTCGGAGTTTGGGGTTCATCTTTCACCGTCAGATTTATAGCCTTAGAAGGTTTTGGAGTTGTTGAACGAGATGAAATAGGAGTATCAACTTCATCGGTTGAATCTGCTTCTGATTGTAAACCAACCCAATCCATGAAATTATTGATTAAAGATTTCTTCGAATCGGATCTACTCAACCCATTGGCATTATATTTCGAGGCAAACCTGTCAGCAGGGGATTTACCTGGAATTGTTTTACCATTTTTGATTAATGACTCTCTAACTAATACATATAGGTCTTTGGTTGTGTGTTTAATATTATCATTTGCTTCTTTCCaagaagatttgaaatcattgatatgtttcttcatctccaATTCGTTTTTCTTTAGCCAGGAGACATTGAGTTCTTGTCTGGTTGCACCTCTAGCAAAGTTTCTCATTAGATACTTATCGTAGTCTCTGATAATTTTAGTTATGATATCTGAGGTTGAGATACCCTCTGTTCTTTGTGTTGCAACAAACATCCCTGCCTCTTTCATTGGTTTATAGATGTCGTCAATACCATCGGCCACATAAGGTAGATCATCATGAGCACAGTAGTCTATCTTATGATCTTTTAAAAACTTCATATCTAAAATCCAAGGTGCATCTTCAATGACCTCATCAACCCACTTACAATGTCTAACAGTTTCATACCTTTGTTTGTCGGTTAGGACAGTCAATCCTTTCCGTTTGTGAGTTTCCTCGTCATTTGGAATACCAATAACTAGCTCGACATTTGGAAACGCTTTCTTACATTGCTCCAACTGTCTCATGTGGCCCAGGTGGAACAAATCGAAAACCCCGTCCGCATAAATACGAATTGGCCTATCTTCTGGTGGTGGATTTAGTTTATAGCCCTTTGGCCTCCATTTCCTGTCTTGAGGTTTTAAAAGGGAATCATActccttttccttcttgatGAACGACTCTTCCCTTTCTCTCTGGACTTTTTCCTCCTCGACGGTATTGTGCTTGACTCTTTTGTGACTTGGTTCATCTGAATCCTCACTGATTGGAACAGAGACAGACCTAGACTCTTGGCTCACGTTTCCGTTGGCGTTTTCGTCCTCACCTTCGTCTCTTAATCTCTTGTGTCTGCGAAAGCCTCCAAATAAAGTCTCACTTAAAGTTCTTGTCAGTGAATATGGACGTTCGTTGTTACCCTTGCTGGTACTCTTGTTGTCGTCTTCCATTCTATGAATATCCTAGCTGTATTGCTGCAGTATGCCTGTGTCTCCTTAGAAAGGGCAATTGGGGGATGGTCGTAATGGTGATGGTGAGGTAACAATGTAGCTCTCGTAGGGCACGCAATGGCAAAGCGGTATATGTATCCATCTAGTGGTGCCAATAAGCCAACCAGCGTGTATAAGGGATAAGGATGGAGtcggaaaaaaaaaatagtgtTTGAGAAGGAGACAAGGAGAAGAACGGTGAGGAACAGAGAGAGCGGATTATTGCGTTTGAGCAAGAAAAccagagaaagaaaagcCAGAATATTCACGTACATTGATCTCCATATACATTGAGTCAGTGAGCAATTGCTTGGAGGGTAGAGGCAGAGCAAGGAGAGGCAAGGATGACAGACTACCAAATAGCCAAGAATCTGGGGTTTATGTTTGAGAATGCCACCCGGACATGGGGGAAATTTGATCCAAAGAACGTGACATTACCACCATCAATCACCTCATTTATAAATTCCAACTATTACAATGTGGAAACTGAATTCAGCATGAAGGAGATTATCAAAGGTTTAGAATCGGGGAACGATTCGGAGAAATATGCAATATTAAAGCATTTGGTCCATAAGATAGATAAGGGTGATGAGGATGACAGTGGCAATGGGAGCGTTGAGAATGAGATCATTTCTATATTCCCCAATATTATTAACAATATAAACACCGAAAACCTGAAGATTAAGAGGTTGGTTTATATGATCCTATTGAAATATAACCACTTACAGCCCGATGTCTCACTACTATCCATCAATGCAATTCAGAAATCTCTTAATGACCAGAACTGTATAAATAGGTCGCTGGCTATCAGATGCTTAAGTGGTATCAAGATACCAGCAATTCTTCCGATACTGCTGTTATCATTAGGTAAGATGGTCAAAGATTCGTCTCCACTGGTAAGAAGTTCATGTGCTGTATCTATACTAAAGTGCATTCGGTTGGACCTTGAATTCAACAAGGACGGAGATGTCGCTTGTAGAGATTATATTCGTGATGGTCTGGCTGATTCCGAGTCTGTAATATACCAACTAAGCACGTATCTGGACATTCTATTGTGTGACAATGATGCCAAAGTTTTAAGTGTATCGATTGAAATATACTATGAAGTGTTCAATGGATTCTACGATCTACTACACAATAAAGTCGGGAATATAATCAGCCACTTGAAGGAGTTAGACAGCTTTGCCATTGTGAACATATTGGATATTCTGACGGAATACATACAGTTGTTTTACTCCAAATTTGACAGAATTGATGAATCGCCAAATGAGATAAAGAAACTGTATGACCAATTAGAGGACCTGGTTAAATATGAAATGAATGCCAATGTTATACTTTCGATCATCCGGATTATGACAGCGGTGTTTCGGAACAACCTACCTAACATGAACAAGATCGCCATGAAGCTGATCCAGAGGGATTATGATGCCGCCATCAATGAAGAATCGAAGATCTTATATGGCTTAGAATGTATTGAATATTTAATTGACGAGGGGCACATTGAAATCAGAGACTCTCAATTATCGCATTTTTATCCGTTAGTGAAAGACCCTATCACTATATTTGAGGGCAAGGTTCGGATATTATACAAAGTCGTGAAGGATACCAactatcaaaaaataattggCGAATTGGAAGACCTGATCTGCATGTCAACAAACGAGAGGAAAACCAAACTTGCAATCAAGTATTTGAACAAGTTGATAACTCCGCAATATGGCGATTTGATCATACGGTTCTACCTGGGACATTTAAAGGAAAACGAGGAATACACCAATGGGTTGATCAACTATATCCAGCAGGACATTGCAGGCCATGTGGACCTATTGATCAAGTTGGTTGGCGAGCTCTTTGAGTTTAATGATGACATTAAGGCGTCTATTATCTGGTTATTGGGTGAATTTGTCATGAATGTCGATGAATACGAGCAGAATGAGAAGGTGACtacattgaagaattacTTGGGGAATCTCTCTATTCGCCTGATCAGTGCCTTCAAGGGTTACCCTTGCAGGCTTAAGGTTGGTATCTTGAACTTTGTTTCGAAGCTGCAGATCCACAACATTGTCAAGGATGAAGGTGGGTATCTCGAGAGTGATTTGTTTCGGGTGTATACATATTTAGTTGAGCTCTGTGAGGTTGACGTGTCGATTAAAGTCCGGGAGGCAGTGAGGCAGTGGAAGTTTTTGCTTCCCTTCAGGAGTGGCTACTATGAGAACGAGAGGAAGCTCAAGAACATGCAGCTCTCTGTGTTGATGTACCAGACGGAGAAGCGGTTCCAGATGGCGGGTGTGGAGGCCGAGAGCCATGTGAAGAAGTACATGCAGACCACTTCTGATCGGTTGGATCCGGAGTACCTTGCGTATTATGAGGAGTTGAGGAGCAGTGGATTTGAGCTGAGAGACTACGGAAGATACACCAGCAGTTATACATCTGGTGGAGCCAAGGAGAGCACGGGAATGGCCAGCGCCACGACCAAGAGACACGTTGTTGCTGACAGGCCAAAGTACCAGTTGCAGTCGCTTGAAGACTTTCTAGGCTCATGAGAGGAGGGCAGTGTATATTGGCGTGTCTTGGTGCATGTTGTACATCTGTATGTATATTATGTACAGGATATAACcgatatatatatatatatacatatatatatatgtatatattaTGAAGATGTATATGTATAGGAATATATACGTATTAGCATACATGGATCTATATGTTCATTTGCCATTTGAAGCTGGACAATGCTGCTACTTTTGGTTGATTCTGGAAACGTAAGCCTGGGAGATGATGTTCCAGGACCTCATGAACTTCCCCGTGCAGTCGGTAACGCACTTTTCGTTGTCCTTGGAGAAGGATGCTGTCGGGAGAGAGATACACCTCTCGAAGCAGTTGTCCGAGAGAGAGTTCACAAGGGCAGTTGCGTAGTTAGTTGCGATTTCTTGCGAGATATCAGATTTGATTTGGCTGACAATTTGGGCTTGATCTGGCGACAGCTGTGGTTGCTGCTGCGCCTGTTCCTTTTTACCGCCCAGACCTAGAAACGACATTATAGACTTTGGTATGAGAGTGGATGGTTGATGAGAGTCTGCTTAGGAGGGTCACCAAGAGACACAAAGAAATACCAAATGAAGGTCTACAAATACATTTAAA carries:
- a CDS encoding uncharacterized protein (PKUD0C11300; similar to Saccharomyces cerevisiae YHR185C (PFS1); ancestral locus Anc_5.52), producing MSSPPRSSDLKKDDKVLSKTYVLIENTQVQNTPNKIAPKYTLKLPDAYGLLHKEAKATHTPTQTVNTSSKFPETFNPRKEQNMPHKQKVDEWILQVPVAPLNIPCDLWSNECYKPYLELAEIPETLTDNDVNMSTDSAVIEVQSKLITTLTNREYYKENELVRRYDGRADKEHLYCVYPEIENGMNAILIGMQRFQPNHQTYRGMHPYGFSGYSN
- a CDS encoding uncharacterized protein (PKUD0C11310; similar to Saccharomyces cerevisiae YGR258C (RAD2); ancestral locus Anc_5.51), encoding MGVHGLWEIVGPTARPVRVESLRNKRLAVDASIWIYQFMKAVRDAEGNQMKNSHIVGFFRRICKLIYLGIKPVFVFDGGVPALKRDTIRKRKEKREGNKETIQQTAQKLLAKQLQNYADGKQERPKVGGVAKVSQNFNATRQELKPDGLYYDLYYDDVVDEGDGEEQLEKTVSKPTKERERENTRFKQQDEYHLPKRTITVDEDDNRLMTENEYTRLTREIDCGLSDIDLDNINPQSKEFSNLPLSTQYIVLSHLRLRSRLRMGYTKEQLQTLFPDPMEFSKFQIQMVQKRNYFTQKIMNVTGMDGDDSGDVVSRSIASDRNRAYNLQKVGNGYALTISNDNKEGKSYEKPVFLDADVKPKIEHIDLEDEKSDASLSEIDWNDETVQESGDQSSSNGKTKVGIPNALFVQDSDDEETNYKVEELSDPQSDDESFEMEDVTDAPLSVVNNTKEDFKKDYEEDGEEEEEEDDDDDIMKEIKSLYDYSNRNNKNKSKAGMVHSVSPDEDIDNYEEIQTKHIEEDELKQAIEKSKEEYMNMLTDEKEGKLSKSSIETDAPFILSSSTLAKTFKLPNFSMKNNLLFGGKSRKAEVADVKTQNETSKNSVKDNSKPLPLPLPKWFSSNSHGNTSATMGNKDEIKRTSNNRLTEDEKAGIVSYGEIGSYFSSDDDENVEYIDTKTLNEVNEVPGSVLENSFTAVPEKPVTAASINEKSSDDSILLNEDNQENRSGQNKKGDIKPPAINQNKKADAAISKRAPDIRETVPGNNVQDIRDILGGNNRIPEIDEDFEFSDDEETELLLGMQEENRSYKKFAHDIKSDYSREHNETTWTYNDEAILQEQLRRQKRDSDEVSTQMIYDVQDLLSRFGIPFITAPMEAEAQCAELKLIGLVDGIITDDSDCFLFGGDKVYKNLFNDKHFVECYQISDLKEELGLTRDSLIDIAILLGSDYTEGIKGIGKVMAMEILGEFKTLEHFRDWWQDYQNGKIDENSDTPIRRKLRKSLRKFLFLESDFPNKLIYEAYKHPEVDHDKTSFKWGSPDLDKLRTYFKYYVGWDKEKVDEIIVPVIKNMNKPQMTIEEFFPVDTIRAKRKLEMSKRIQVASDKLKKYVNSRSVQNESANKRQKV
- a CDS encoding uncharacterized protein (PKUD0C11320; similar to Saccharomyces cerevisiae YGR203W (YCH1); ancestral locus Anc_5.136); this encodes MINRLMTTSSKSLTVADINYIERSTLKKWIQQGQTNLGEKFQVVDVRDNDHIGGHIINSKHIPAGKFKDASSGQTMSKLLSYLRDTHGTCVVFHCMLSQVRGPSSAMKFMRYCNELLETSQDEQEKEFILNLRITILRGGFAKWQEDYGDDPSLTQGYQKDIWKYGY
- a CDS encoding uncharacterized protein (PKUD0C11330; similar to Saccharomyces cerevisiae YGR202C (PCT1); ancestral locus Anc_5.137); translation: MEDDNKSTSKGNNERPYSLTRTLSETLFGGFRRHKRLRDEGEDENANGNVSQESRSVSVPISEDSDEPSHKRVKHNTVEEEKVQREREESFIKKEKEYDSLLKPQDRKWRPKGYKLNPPPEDRPIRIYADGVFDLFHLGHMRQLEQCKKAFPNVELVIGIPNDEETHKRKGLTVLTDKQRYETVRHCKWVDEVIEDAPWILDMKFLKDHKIDYCAHDDLPYVADGIDDIYKPMKEAGMFVATQRTEGISTSDIITKIIRDYDKYLMRNFARGATRQELNVSWLKKNELEMKKHINDFKSSWKEANDNIKHTTKDLYVLVRESLIKNGKTIPGKSPADRFASKYNANGLSRSDSKKSLINNFMDWVGLQSEADSTDEVDTPISSRSTTPKPSKAINLTVKDEPQTPTNRKVRAIRTPRKLSNKTSASNTPKKTPKKTPRKGTNKTT
- a CDS encoding uncharacterized protein (PKUD0C11340; similar to Saccharomyces cerevisiae YGR261C (APL6); ancestral locus Anc_5.45), which encodes MTDYQIAKNLGFMFENATRTWGKFDPKNVTLPPSITSFINSNYYNVETEFSMKEIIKGLESGNDSEKYAILKHLVHKIDKGDEDDSGNGSVENEIISIFPNIINNINTENLKIKRLVYMILLKYNHLQPDVSLLSINAIQKSLNDQNCINRSLAIRCLSGIKIPAILPILLLSLGKMVKDSSPLVRSSCAVSILKCIRLDLEFNKDGDVACRDYIRDGLADSESVIYQLSTYLDILLCDNDAKVLSVSIEIYYEVFNGFYDLLHNKVGNIISHLKELDSFAIVNILDILTEYIQLFYSKFDRIDESPNEIKKLYDQLEDLVKYEMNANVILSIIRIMTAVFRNNLPNMNKIAMKLIQRDYDAAINEESKILYGLECIEYLIDEGHIEIRDSQLSHFYPLVKDPITIFEGKVRILYKVVKDTNYQKIIGELEDLICMSTNERKTKLAIKYLNKLITPQYGDLIIRFYLGHLKENEEYTNGLINYIQQDIAGHVDLLIKLVGELFEFNDDIKASIIWLLGEFVMNVDEYEQNEKVTTLKNYLGNLSIRLISAFKGYPCRLKVGILNFVSKLQIHNIVKDEGGYLESDLFRVYTYLVELCEVDVSIKVREAVRQWKFLLPFRSGYYENERKLKNMQLSVLMYQTEKRFQMAGVEAESHVKKYMQTTSDRLDPEYLAYYEELRSSGFELRDYGRYTSSYTSGGAKESTGMASATTKRHVVADRPKYQLQSLEDFLGS
- a CDS encoding uncharacterized protein (PKUD0C11350; similar to Saccharomyces cerevisiae YGR181W (TIM13); ancestral locus Anc_5.188), translated to MSFLGLGGKKEQAQQQPQLSPDQAQIVSQIKSDISQEIATNYATALVNSLSDNCFERCISLPTASFSKDNEKCVTDCTGKFMRSWNIISQAYVSRINQK